TCGGAACACTTTGATTTCTTTGTGTTTGGCATGGCCTGCGTGCTGGTGTTCCCCGGTGTGTTTTTTCCCTTTGCAGATCTTCTGGAGGGGATACTCTACGGTTTTGCCATTTTCTCTATGGCCTTTGTGGCGCGCCCCTTTGGTACCGCCATGTTTATGGCCATTCAACGCCGTTGGGGCCGCAGTGTAAAGCTCACTACTGCGCTGTTTTTATTGGGGACTGCCACAGCGGGTATTGCTTTTTTGCCCAGCTACGAAACCATTGGCGGCGTATCCATCTTTTTGCTGGCGATGTTCCGAGTGCTGCAGGGGTTTGCGCTGGGCGGTTCTTGGGACGGGCTGCCGTCGTTATTATTGCTGAATGCGCCACCGTCCAAGCGCAGTTGGTACGCGATGATCGGCCAGCTCGGCGCGCCGACCGGTTTCTTAATTGCCAACCTGTTGTTTCTGTATTTAATTAGTAGCGTCACCATTGAAGACTTTCAGTCCTGGGCCTGGCGTTACCCCTTCTTTGTCGCCTTTGCTATTAACGTGGTTGCCTTGTTTGCCCGGTTGCGGTTGGTGTTGACCGAAGAGTACACCTTGGCCCTGGAAGAGAGTGAACTGGAACCTATCAGCACGCGAGAAATGCTAGACAAGCAAGGGCCCAATGTTTTTCTGGGGGCCTTTGCCTCTCTGGCCAGCTATGCCTTGTTTCATATTGTGACGATTTTCCCTCTGTCCTGGATCGCATTTAGCGAATCCCAGACCATCTACCGGGTACTGACTATTCAGATCTTTGGTGCCTGCGTCGGGATTGTGGCCACCATTGCCTCGGGCTATATCGCCAACCGGATTGGTCGCCGCACCACTGTCGGCTTAATGGCGGTGTTGATTGGCGTGTTTGCCCTGTTTGCGCCGTTGCTGATGAATGGCGCAGCGTGGATGCAAAATAC
The DNA window shown above is from Spongiibacter sp. IMCC21906 and carries:
- a CDS encoding MFS transporter, whose product is MASTTNSVSANNLQTPAGHSPVAPGEIAIGVVVGRASEHFDFFVFGMACVLVFPGVFFPFADLLEGILYGFAIFSMAFVARPFGTAMFMAIQRRWGRSVKLTTALFLLGTATAGIAFLPSYETIGGVSIFLLAMFRVLQGFALGGSWDGLPSLLLLNAPPSKRSWYAMIGQLGAPTGFLIANLLFLYLISSVTIEDFQSWAWRYPFFVAFAINVVALFARLRLVLTEEYTLALEESELEPISTREMLDKQGPNVFLGAFASLASYALFHIVTIFPLSWIAFSESQTIYRVLTIQIFGACVGIVATIASGYIANRIGRRTTVGLMAVLIGVFALFAPLLMNGAAWMQNTFILVGFALLGVSYGQASGTLTANFERRFRYSGAALTSDLAWLFGAAFAPLVALGVSVHFGLSAVSLYLLSAAVCTLVALRINRQLEAADSD